DNA from Garra rufa chromosome 5, GarRuf1.0, whole genome shotgun sequence:
CATATACCTTTGTGGAATAGTTTTGTAAATACATTACGCAATGTAATGTACAAGGAAAAACAGAGACAGGCTTTTGATGTGCCTTGTGTTTCTGAAGTCccattgcatattttaatttgacatgaaTGTATTTTCCCGCTGGTACCGTTGTGTTCATTAATACTCACCGTATTCTCCTTTAAGACTTGAAAGACACGTTGCCATTTTCCATTGCAGAaatcactctttttttttttaaacaactggaattaatttatatgtaaaaaaaaaaaaaaaaaaggctgaattggtCACAGAACATTGTATAATTGTAGCAAGCTTTCTCTGCAGATGGTTCCAAGGCTTCTCATAGATCTAAAGCTGAGATAGCTAGTGCtattctaaataatttaatacatatcctcacacacgcgcgcacacacacacatgcacacaccacGTACGCGTGCGCAAGCAGGCATATATAGGAATTATCATTTATTCATCATATTGATGGATATGCTTAATAGTTCAGATAGACGGACAGCAGAAAGTTTCTGTAACATGATAAGAATTCTTCTCAAAAGCAGCAAAGTATTGGATGCTATGCAATCTGTTTATTTCAAGTTAATTTAATAGTTTGTGTTGGGAAATGTAGGCCATGCCTAGCCAAGCTGGCATTCATACTGCAACAAACATTGTGTACTCAGCATCTGGACTGTCAAAATCCATGGTTATAGGCACTGTAGAATTATCCCAGTTTAATGGAGAATAAAACAAAagccatttcattttttttatgggttttattgtttcatttaaaatttgattcaaTTCATAAACCGTACAATGAgtctcagattaaaaaaaaaaaaaaagaaaagatattttgtgcatacaaaagacaaaaacaagcAAAATGTCACTTATGTGCACTGTGGCTTCTGCAGTTCAAAGCTGATTTGTAAATGGAGAATATTTTCCCCCCACATAAACAACACATATCAATACAAAGTGGCAAGTAATAGATGTTACCTTCATCAGTAAACAGATCTCATCAACTTAAGTCATCCACACTTTGCCTGTCATAACATTTCAATGTTAGGCATGATTTTATACATGGCTTTTAGTGCTGGTCCTCTCTTCGCAGAGAACAGTGGCATTACAATATCATTAATTCGAGACTTATTTATTTCTACACTTAAGCAGCTAGGCTCAAGCTAGTCTTGAAATGTTGAATATACAATTGGGTGCTGAAAGAATCTCTCAGTGTAAATTTTGTTTATAGTTGTTTGCCATATAACAGTTTAATGTCAAATTCTGTTGCTGTTTGTGATGAAATTCTatgcagtaattttttttttagaaatgaggAATGAGTGTTACAATGAATCACAGGATGAATATAAAGTATATTCATATAGTTatgaataaaaacactaaaactaCAGGTCAAACACATTCATTTGatatttcaaacagacaaaagaTCACAGTTCAGAGCATAGGATAATACACCaacaaatgaaatacaaaaaatacatagCTTTAAAGAAATTAGCATTCGTGTAAGATCACAAGTTTTTTTTGTCAGGTGTCAGGTCCATTTTTCAGTTCTGTTTGGGCAAGTTTCAAAAACTTTCTGTCaggttaatactatttaataatacttaaatattttattgCAATGTCACAATGGAGATTCTTGACAAACTTACACTTAAAAGGGGGTTTGATCAAAATTGTGTGACTTCAACTTTCCTTCCAGCTTAATATCCTTCAATCTGTGTTATTTTCGTTCATACATATGGTGTACAAttctatataaaatgtaaatgataaaTAGAATAACTGTTTACATTAATATTGAGCATGTATGAATTTTGCAGTATGAAACTGGTTTTTACAGTATCCTTTCTATAATTGTCACAGTTATGGCTAGTTCATGCAGAAAGTCCTTTATAAGTTTGGATGTGGAAACCTGTATATTGCTGCTCTTTGGTTGGTGTCGTGACATGAAGCACTTCACACCTGTGGCTTGTAGCAGTAGACTCCGTGCAGCTTTTGCTTTTTGTCAGGGAAGCCAACAAAGCGAACTGCAGCCTCAGTAGGACTGCAGTTCTTCCTGGGCCTGGAGATAGGGTAGCGAACGCTACCGTCGGCCAACCAACCGGCATCACAACGATCGTATCCCAGCAGCTTCCAGGCAGCGTATATATGGCCCACCTTTGCGATCTCAGCTCCATCTCTCTTACATGCATCAACAGCCTCATCAAAGTTCAGCTTCTTGGGCTGGATCAGGTAGTAAAAGCGTCCTGTGATGTAAAACAAAGAGTTTCAGGGTTGTGCTTGTGTTCATCAGGAttcaaaattaaagtttaaaCCCTTGCTCCGAGTTTACaggttttgatgtccacatagaaattacagtggctgtagcatttctgttaagaaatggccaaatattaaagattaagtaaacatttgaattaaatgttgtcaagtcaatattaaacaaggattataTCGCATAGTAAAGTGTAAAAAACAACCGTTAGGCCACTGATATAATGCCCAATGCACATTAGCTcgattgtttataatacattatatatgtgaccagttttgttcaataaaacaatgattacttgcttttgataattcatttaaactaattattattgcctcattgctattatgtattttaagtaatttaaagGCTTTTGTTCACTtaagtctatttttattaccacaaaaaagaaCAACtatccaattactcgattaatcgtcagaaaaatcgacagattactcgattaccaaaaaaattgttcttttttgtggtaataaaaatagacttaAGCTAACAATAACCTAGAATTCTAGTATAAAATGGAGCTTAACATTTtgggctgtcactaacaattatccAATTACTCAATTAATATCAGAATAATCGATTGAAAactcgattatcaaaataatcgttagtgacagccctaaatgTTATGCTCCATTTTATAGTAGAATTCTAAGCTATTGTTAGCTtaagtctatttttattaccacaaaaaagaaCAATTATCCAACTACTTAATTGTCAGAATAAATgactgattactcgattaccaaaataatggTTAGTGACAGCACTAAATGTTATGCTTCATTTTATACGAGAATTCTAGGCTGTTGTTAGCTtaagtctatttttattaccacaaaaaaaaaaaaaaaaaaaataatccaaTTGTTGGCTTAAGTCtattttttattaccacaaaaaacaacaattatccaattactcgattaatcgtcagaataatcgaccgattaccccccccccccaaaaaaaacccgttagtgacagccctaaatgTTATGTTCCATTTTATACTCAAATTCTACGCTTTTGTTAGTCATTTTTTTAGCACAACAAAAGAATAATTATCCAATTACTTGATTTATCGTCAGAATAATCTACCAATTACttgattatcaaaataattgttagtgacagccctaaatgATATTCTCCATTTTATACTAGAATTATAGGCTATTGTTAGCTTAAGTctatttttttaaccacaaaaaagAACAATTATCCAATTACTtcattaatcgtcagaataattgaccgattactcgattactaaaataattgttagtgaccgCCCTAAATATTATGCAATATTATAAACTAGAATTCTAGGCTAATGTTATCTTAAGTCtatttattaccacaaaaaatgcTCAATTATCCAATGTTATGCTCCATTTTAGACTAGAATTCAACTGTTTAACTCACCTTTAAGGCTGGCTGTGAAGCAGAACACATCATAGCGGCTGTTGGACTTGTTCTGTCGGCCATAGGTCCTTAGTCCGGCTGACTTCCTCGCGCCTCCGCAGGGCTCTCTGGGTTTGGTAATGGGATACTGCACTGTCCCGTCATTGAGCCAGCCAGCATTGCACCAATCCATCCCATTTCTCCATTCGCTGTACAGCTGCTCGAAGGAGGCGACCACAGAGTCCTGCTCCAAACATGCAGCCTCGGCATCTTGGAAGTTGAGGTTGTAGCGCCCAAGACGAGGAGAGTATGGGAACACAACCCCTGTGAAAGAAAGTGAATTTTCCCCTGAGGAAAAGTTCAACTGAGTTTAACATCAGGCTGTTCTGATGAACGTTTTTTTGAATAAGAGCGATATTAGTGAAAGTCTTAGTTTTAGTGTTCTAAGAGCCTCCCTGCTGTACGTGATACAGTCTTAGAAAAAACTATTCAAAGCCAGAGAAAATTACTTTCAGGGTTTAGGCTTTTCAATCTTAGGCTCCATTGTTTCAAGGTTAACAGTGGCTAGTTGTGCCAGCCTGTTTCATTATGCCCATGCACCTCACTTTTCTTTTCTAAAGATCCCCATTGTTTCCCTGGAGCCAAGTCTGCAATGGTGGTCTTGGCCAAGAGCAAGAACTACAAGATATTACTGGAGAATGAGCAAATGAGAAGTGGTAAAAACATGTTGAAAGAAGAGTAAGAGAGTGTCTTCACATTTCAAGAGATAAGGTTGAAGACTGCTTACTGAAATGAACAGCTCAAATGTTACTTATGAACTGTAGAAAGTGAATGAAATATGTTCATACGATGATGTGTTGCAGATCACAGTCAGAGAATATATGCCAATACAAAGACATATATGGAAAATCTCGGTTTTATCTTTAGTTGGCTATTTAATGAGTGACTTTAGATTAAAAGAgcctgataaataaataaatataaatatttaaacttgAAATGAAAGAATAAAGTTACCTTGCAATTCAAGGTCCACTTCAACAACCTTGTCATTCATGCCGTTGATGATCTCACACCTGTATGTGCCATAGTCTTTCAGATCTAGGTCTGTAATAACTAAGGTAGCATCACTGTCATCTGTCTCCAACAGGTAAACGCGGTCCTGGAAATTTCCGTAGGTCTTCTTGTGGAACCCCATAGACATGAGCACATCAGTTTCTGTAGAGTCATCCTCTATTTTGGTCCACTTGATTCTGTTTCCAAACATCGCGGAAAGACGTTCCAGTCCACAGGGTAGAGTGATATTGTCACCTCTGTTGGCGTAGACCTTGAGCCTTGATTCACTATCTGAAATATAACAAAAGGAGATTTCTATAACAATGGTTTCTTTGTATTGAAACCAAACAGTACATCTACTATTACAGTAGATGTACAAGGACAGGATACAAGGCTTTAGAGTTTAGTGATTGTTTTATTACTCAAGATGTTATTGCACTGAATTATATTAAACTAATTTCCTACTATTCTTCTGTTGGTTTGATTTAATGGCTATGCATATATTTTGCAAAACTAATTTTAGCCGAAGAAATAGCCAAATTATGATTCACTTAAATCAGATGGTGTGCTTGCACACACACTGGGGAACCACAGACATAATTCTCCCATTTAGTGTCAATGAAGACAAATGTTCTCCCCATAAAGCTCAACTTTTTGCTCGCAGATGCTGTGTCTCTATCTCTGGCAGTAGTTTCTATGTCTGCTTGTGGTTAGGGGCATAATTGTCTCATTCAACTCCTTAAGATGTTTCCGGATCTTTGTTTGAGTCTTAGAGGCCCCAATCCATCACAACCCTTGATGGAACATTTGATGGATATCAAGGAAACTAAAACCGACCCAAGAGTTCTCCTGGCCGGCTATACTCCACCATTAACGTGTCAATTGCAAAGAAGACATAATTACATTTAGC
Protein-coding regions in this window:
- the hapln1a gene encoding hyaluronan and proteoglycan link protein 1a isoform X1, whose product is MRSPIFLVAQLPTPTPLHRQQREESIFPHSFQVYYLIAFLFFHFPVFFLFIFFSSPEALRQRTKKDKMSALFSLALVVFASSLHVEAQDSESRLKVYANRGDNITLPCGLERLSAMFGNRIKWTKIEDDSTETDVLMSMGFHKKTYGNFQDRVYLLETDDSDATLVITDLDLKDYGTYRCEIINGMNDKVVEVDLELQGENSLSFTGVVFPYSPRLGRYNLNFQDAEAACLEQDSVVASFEQLYSEWRNGMDWCNAGWLNDGTVQYPITKPREPCGGARKSAGLRTYGRQNKSNSRYDVFCFTASLKGRFYYLIQPKKLNFDEAVDACKRDGAEIAKVGHIYAAWKLLGYDRCDAGWLADGSVRYPISRPRKNCSPTEAAVRFVGFPDKKQKLHGVYCYKPQV
- the hapln1a gene encoding hyaluronan and proteoglycan link protein 1a isoform X2: MRSPIFLVAQLPTPTPLHRQQREESIFPHSFQVYYLIAFLFFHFPVFFLFIFFSSPEALRQRTKKDKMSALFSLALVVFASSLHVEAQDSESRLKVYANRGDNITLPCGLERLSAMFGNRIKWTKIEDDSTETDVLMSMGFHKKTYGNFQDRVYLLETDDSDATLVITDLDLKDYGTYRCEIINGMNDKVVEVDLELQGVVFPYSPRLGRYNLNFQDAEAACLEQDSVVASFEQLYSEWRNGMDWCNAGWLNDGTVQYPITKPREPCGGARKSAGLRTYGRQNKSNSRYDVFCFTASLKGRFYYLIQPKKLNFDEAVDACKRDGAEIAKVGHIYAAWKLLGYDRCDAGWLADGSVRYPISRPRKNCSPTEAAVRFVGFPDKKQKLHGVYCYKPQV